GCCGTCCTCGTCGCGACTGACCGCGGCGAGCGCGACCTCGACGCCTTCCTCGCCGACCTTCTGCGCGGCCTTGGCGGGGCCGTGGCTGAGCAGGCTCGCGGTGTAGCTTTTGTCGGGCGACGCGGCGGCGCGGGCCGCGACGATCTTCTCGAGGGTGCCGAGCCAGCCCGCGCCGGGCGCCTCGCCGCCAAAACAGCTGTCGGTGCCGGTGTGGCAGGTCGGGCCAGCCGGCTCGGCGAGGACGAGGAGCGCGTCGGCATCGCAATCGGCGCGAAGCTCGACGAGGCGCAGCACGTTGCCGCTCGTCTCTCCCTTGCGCCACAGCCGGCCTTTCGAGCGGCTGAAGAAGGTGACGAGCCCGCTCTCCTGGGTCGCGGC
This genomic window from Sphingomonas rosea contains:
- the hisIE gene encoding bifunctional phosphoribosyl-AMP cyclohydrolase/phosphoribosyl-ATP diphosphatase HisIE — encoded protein: MNFDPETLAWDKMDGLLPAIVQDAATGLTLMLGYMDRAALAATQESGLVTFFSRSKGRLWRKGETSGNVLRLVELRADCDADALLVLAEPAGPTCHTGTDSCFGGEAPGAGWLGTLEKIVAARAAASPDKSYTASLLSHGPAKAAQKVGEEGVEVALAAVSRDEDGLAEEAADLLFHLLVTLKSRDVPLETVLEKLRNRHKPMRTSEEQTA